Proteins encoded in a region of the Suncus etruscus isolate mSunEtr1 chromosome 1, mSunEtr1.pri.cur, whole genome shotgun sequence genome:
- the COIL gene encoding coilin — translation MAASETVRLRLQFDYPPPATPHCSSFWLLVDLSRCRVVTDLISLIRQRFGFSSGALLALYLDGGLLPPAESARLVRDNDCLRVKLEERGVTENPAVVSNGYSDHLLPKKARKRAFQWEEDEETEFYPKNSKKPCRRQGNSKNKEKNLAPEPKSSPDYSVRKKSKRKKKTAGQVVEEEEEEEEEEEETQRKTPKAKEKCEYKKRTKTVKTSKAQKEWTLQNSSSSKYAQSQNSHLKAKTEGGPDSNSKGCPSSDSDSEALKQSAIEGPSKVTSETTPAEASKEKPPAKNTVASKVAAKSGVPSTPAQGKSSRDSSSDSDSTSDSEDQSMSSKTSRKSVLQSSSISGRTCAFLGQLAQTSSAATKKYADANGGTQVFGSLSTVTFSSTLGRGLGRGQDILPWKGARGRGMQGRGRGRSFSNVLNRNAEHEKQQQLNEVVANSSVVIQNPVETSKDENSLLPPLRDYTLLPLLAAAPQVGEKIAFKLLELAQDYSPGVSEYKEGKLLSYNPETQQADIEILSSLPATKEPGKFDLVYHNENGAEVVEYAVTQEKKITVLWKELIDPRLIIESSNNTSSLKLA, via the exons ATGGCAGCTTCCGAGACAGTTAGGCTGCGGCTCCAGTTCGATTATCCGCCTCCAGCCACGCCACACTGTTCCTCTTTCTGGCTCCTGGTCGACCTGAGCCGATGCCGAGTCGTCACGGATCTCATCAGTCTCATTCGTCAGCGCTTCGGCTTCAGTTCCGGGGCGCTCTTGGCTCTCTACCTGGATGGGGGGCTCTTGCCCCCCGCCGAGAGCGCGCGTCTGGTCCGGGACAACGACTGTCTCAG agTTAAATTAGAAGAGAGAGGAGTTACTGAAAATCCAGCAGTAGTCAGTAATGGCTATAGTGACCATTTGTTACCTAAAAAGGCAAGGAAGAGGGCATTCCAGTGGGAGGAGGATGAAGAAACCGAATTCTATCCCAAAAACTCAAAGAAGCCTTGCAGGAGGCAAGGGAACAGTAAGAATAAGGAGAAAAACTTGGCTCCAGAGCCCAAATCCTCACCAGATTATAGTGTAAGGAAAAAAagcaagaggaaaaagaaaactgcaggTCAGgtagtggaggaggaagaagaggaggaggaggaggaggaagaaactcaaaggaaaactcCAAAGGCAAAGGAGAAATGTGAATATAAAAAACGGACAAAGACTGTCAAGACTTCTAAAGCACAGAAAGAGTGGACTCTCCAGAACTCGAGCTCTTCAAAGTATGCTCAGAGTCAAAATAGCCATCTTAAAGCCAAAACTGAAGGTGGCCCAGACAGCAATTCAAAAGGTTGCCCCAGTTCTGACTCAGACTCTGAAGCCCTGAAACAATCTGCCATTGAGGGTCCTAGCAAGGTCACCTCAGAGACCACACCGGCCGAGGCATCAAAGGAAAAGCCCCCCGCGAAAAATACCGTAGCAAGCAAAGTGGCTGCAAAATCTGgtgttccctccacccctgcccaGGGCAAGTCATCCAGAGACTCATCTTCTGATTCAGACTCTACTTCAGACTCTGAGGACCAGAGTATGAGTTCCAAGACGAGCCGGAAGTCTGTCTTACAGTCTTCGTCCATTTCAGGACGAACTTGTGCATTTCTAGGGCAATTAGCACAGACCTCAAGTGCTGCCACCAAGAAGTACGCCGACGCCAATGGTGGCACCCAGGTTTTCGGTTCTCTTTCCACCGTGACTTTTTCCTCCACTCTGGGACGAGGTTTGGGGAGGGGACAGGACATTCTTCCTTGGAAGGGAGCAAGAGGTCGGGGCATGCAGGGAAGAGGTCGAGGTCGAAGCTTTTCCAATGTTTTAAATAGGAATGCTGAGCATGAGAAGCAACAGCAGTTAAATGAAGTGGTAGCAAACTCATCTGTTGTTATCCAG AACCCCGTAGAGACCTCCAAGGATGAGAACAGTTTATTACCCCCTCTGAGGGATTACACTTTGTTACCACTGTTGGCAGCTGCCCCTCAAGTTGGAGAAAAGATTGCATTTAAG ctTTTGGAACTAGCACAGGATTATTCTCCGGGTGTTTCTGAATACAAG gaaggaaaattacTAAGCTACAATCCTGAGACTCAGCAAGCAGATATAGAAATTCTTTCATCCTTACCCG CTACAAAAGAACCTGGGAAATTTGACTTGGTTTATCACAATGAAAATGGAGCTGAGGTCGTGGAATATGCTGTGACGCAGGAGAAGAAG